CGAGCGCCGTCAGGATCCCCTGGCGCCGTCCGCCGCGCAGGATGCTCCGGACCACGACGAGCGTGTCCGGGCCGGGAAGCAGCACGATCAGTGCGGCGGCGCCGGCGAAGGCCAGGTAGGAGACGAGCACCCGCCCAGTCTAGGACCGGACGGGTGCTCGTACGACGTGCTTTACGGGTGCTGCGTCAGCCCCGGATCTTCTCCAGGCGGGCGACGGTCTCCTCGTACTCGGCGATGAGCTCGGCCATCACCTGGGCGACCGGTCGGACCTCGTTGGTGCGCCCGATGATCTGGCCGGCCGGCATCGCGACGACGTCCGGGTCGTCGGCGGCGCTCATCCGGTTGTGCGCGTCGGAGACGAGCAGGTTCTGCAGCGGCATCGGGAGCGGCGCCGGGGCACCGTCCTCCTCCCACGCGTTGGTCCACTTGTTCTTCAGTAGGCGGGCCGGCTTGCCGGTGTAGACGCGGCTGCGAACGGTGTCGGCGGAGCCGGCCTTGAGCAGCGCCTTCTGGATCGCGTCGCTCTGACCGAGGTCGTACTCGGCGACGGTGAGCCACAGAGATCCCGTCCAGACGCCCTGGGCTCCGAGCGCGAGGGACGCCGCGACCTGGCGGCCGCAGCCGATGCCGCCGGCAGCGAGCACCGGGACGTCCGGCCCGACCGAGTCGACGATCTCCGGGGTGAGCACCATGCTGGCGATCTCACCGGTGTGGCCGCCGGCCTCGTAGCCCTGCGAGACGATGATGTCGACGCCGTTGGAGACGTGGCTTTGGGCGTGCTTGCCGGCGCCGGCCAGCGCTGCCACCAGGACGCCGTGCTCGTGCGCGAGGTCGATGACGTCCTTCGGCGGGGTGCCGAGTGCGTTGGCGATCAGCACCGGTCGGTGCTGGAGGGCAACGTCGACGTGGCTGCGCGCGGTGCTGTGCAGCCAGCCGAGCACACCTTCCCTGCCCTCACCTTCCGGCAGCGGCGGAACGCCGAGCTTGCGCAGCGTCTCCTCGACGAAGGTGACGTGCTCACCGGGGATGAGCTCCTTGAGATCCACCGACTTGCCCTCGGTCGGGATCTTCATCGGCATCACGATGTCGACGCCGTACGGCTTGCCGTCGGTGTTCTCGTCCATCCAGGTGAGCGTCTCGTCGAGCTCGCTGGCGTCGTTGAACCGGACTGCACCCAGCACGCCGAGGCCACCGGCGCGGGAGACCGCGGCCGCGACCTTCTCGGACGGGGTGAAGGCGAAGATCGGGTACTCGATGCCCAGTCGCTCGCAGAGTTCGGTACGCATTACTTGGTCGCTCCTGCAGTGTCGTTGGTCTTGGCGGCCAGGAGCAGCTCCTTGGCCTTCGGGTACTGCGCCTTGCCGGTGGCGTTGCGCGGGATTTCCGGGACGAGGGTCATCGTCCGGGGAAGCTTGTAGCCGGACAGGAACTCGCGGAGGAAGTCGCGCAGCTCCTCGAGCTCGACCGTCTCGTTCTCGCGCGGCTGGATCACCGCGGCGACCGCCTGGCCGAACTTCTCGTCCGGGATGCCGACGACGAGGACGTCGTACACGGCCGGGTGGCGCTTGATCGCCATCTCGACCTCTTCGGGGTAGACCTTCTCGCCACCGGTGTTGACGCAGTTGGAACCGCGTCCCAGCAGGGTGACCTTGTTGTCCTCCTCGATCCGGGCGAAGTCGCCGGGTACCGAGATCCGCATGCCGTCGACGACGAGGAAGGTCTCCGCGGACTTCTTCTCGTCCTTGTAGTAGCCGACCGGCACCGAACCGCCACGTCCCAGACGACCGACCTTGCCGACGTTCGTCGCCAGGTCCAGGACCTGGTTGTTCTCGTCGAGCACCACGCTGTTGGGACCGAGGCCCACGACGGGTCCGTCGCTGGAGATGTGGGTCTTGTCCTGCATGCCCATGCCCTGGAAGCCGGTCTCGGACGCACCGACCGAGTCGGTGTAGACCGGGTTGGGCAGCGCGGTCAGCCAGCGCTCCTTGACCGAGGGGCTGAAGATCGCCGCGCTGCTGGAGACGGCGAAGAGGCTGGCGCCGCTGTACGGCTCGCCGGTGGCCGCCTTGCGCTCGAACTCCTCGATCAGCGGACGGGCCATCGCGTCGCCGGTCATGAAGATCAGCATCACGCCGTTCTCGTCGATGATCTCCCAGGTGCGCTGGGGGTCGAACTTCGGCTCCAGGATCGTCAGGTGGCCGGCGAAGAGGTGCATCAGCAGGCCGGCCTGGGCGCCGCCGTGCATGAGCGGGCTGAGCGGGAAGGTGGTCATCCGGCCTTCCTGCGCGGCCTGCTTCGACTGGTCGAACTCGTCGAGCTTGTCGCCGGTGTAGAAGTCGATGCCGCCGCCGAGCGTGCGCCAGAAGTCCTCGTGGCGCCACATGACGCCCTTCGGGAAGCCGGTGGTGCCGCCGGTGTAGATGATGTGCAGGTCGTCGGCGCTGCGCTCCTCGAAGTCCCGCTCGGCGCTCTGGTCGGCGACCGCGTCGGCGTACAGGACCCCGCCGAAGGCGCTGATGTCGGACTGGTCGTCGGGCTCGATCACGTCGGGGACGATCACGACCGTCTGCAGTTTCTCGTGGTTCGGGAACGTCTTGGCGATCAGCGGCGCGTAGGTGCGCTCCGCGATCAGGGCGACGACGTCGGCGTTGTCGAACAGGTAGTTGAGCTCACCTTCGACGTAGCGGTAGTTCACGTTGATGTTGACGGCGCGGATCTTGACGATCGCGAGCACCGCGATGACGTGCTCGATGCTGTTCTTCGCGTACACCGCGACGTGGTCGCCGGCCTTGACGCCCTGGGACTGGAGGTAGTGCGCCAATTGGTTGGATTCGCGCTCCAGGTCCGCGAACGTGACGGTGCGGTCTCCCACCTTCACAGCGGGGTTCTCGGGCGCCGCGTCAACGGCGTGCTCGAACAGGTCAGCGATGTTGAGGGCCATGGGCGAAAGACTAGAACACGTTCTCGTTTGTGGCTAGCATTCCCCGCATGACGGACTGCCTCGTAGACCAAGACGGCCACAAGCTCATCGTGACGATGAACCGCCCCGAGCGGCGCAACGCGCTGTCCTCGGAGATGCTGCGGATCATGGAGGACGCCTGGGACCGGGTGAACTCCGACCCGGAGATCCGGGTCTGCATCCTCACCGGCGCGGGCGGCTACTTCTGCGCGGGCATGGACCTGTCCACCGCGAACGAGAAGCCGCCGGGCGACTCCTTCGAGTCCGGCGAGTTCGACCCGACCATCCTCAAGGGTCTGCTCAAGGGTTTCCGCCTGACCAAGCCGCTCATCGCCGCTGTCGAGGGCCCGGCCATCGCCGGTGGCACCGAGATCCTGCAGGGCACCGACATCCGGATCGCCGGCGAGTCCGCCAAGTTCGGCGTCGCCGAGGCGCGCTGGTCGCTCTACCCCCTCGGCGGTTCGGCCGTCCGGCTCCCCCGCCAGATCCCGTACACGGTCGCCGCGGAGCTGCTCCTCACCGGACGCCCGATCCTGGCTCCCGAGGCCAAGGAGCTCGGTCTGATCGGCCACGTCGTCCCGGACGGCACCGCGTTGGAGAAGGCGCACGAGATCGCCGACATGATCGCGGCCAACGGCCCGCTCGCCGTGCAGGCGATCCTCAAGACGATGCGCGACTCCGAGGGCAAGCACGAGGACGACTGCTGGGCCGACGACGCCAAGGTCGGTGCCGAGGTCTTCAAGTCCGAGGACGCCAAGGAAGGCCCGCGGGCGTTCCTGGAGAAGCGCCCCGCGCAGTTCAAGGGAGCCTGACCGGGCTGGGATGTCCCGCGCCGCGACGCCGAGCGGGCTGGGATGTCCCGCGCGCTCGGACATCTGCGCCCGGTCGGCGCTCGCAAGTGAGACATCTGTGCCCTCTCGGCGAAAGGTGGGGAGCCGCGGGCGGCTCGTGAGAACGTAGGCGCATGGCTGCTGTCGTGCTGATCGCGATCGTCGGGTTCGGCATCGTCGGCGTTCTCGGGTACTTCTCCTGGTTGGCGGCGAAGAAGCGCCGGGAGGCGCTCGCCGCACTGGCCGCGTCGCGCGGCTGGACCTACACCGAGCGGGACGACCGGTACGTCGACGAGTTCGACGGCTCGCCGTTCGGCACGGGCCACGACCGCCGTGCCACCAACGTGCTGTCCGGCACGTACGACGGCCGGGTGTTCCTCGCCTTCGACTACCGCTACTCCACGACCGAGCACTACACCGACAGCGACGGTCACTCGCGGACCCGCACCGAGACGCACCCGTACTCCGTGATCGCCCTGCAGATCGGCGCACAGGCCCCGAACCTGTCGGTCTCCCCCGAGGGCTTCTTCGGCCGGATGGTCGGCCGGCTCACCAACAACGACATCGAGATGGAGTCCGAGCAGTTCAACCGGGCGTTCACGGTGCACTGCGAGGACCGCAAGTTCGCCACCGACGTCCTGCACCCCCTGATGATGGAGTACCTGCTCACGCTCCCCGACCTGGCCTGGTCCTTCCGCGGCTCGTCGTTGGTCACCGTCGAAGCCGGTCAGCACTCGCTGGAGACGCTGGATGCGACCCTCGCGGCGATCGACGGCATCCTCGACCGGGTGCCCGGGTTCGTGCGCACCTCACTCGGCCTGCCGGAGACCTGACCCTCGTGGAGAACCTGCTCCTGCTCGTCGCGGCGCTGAGGTTAGGTTGTCGGGCATGGTGATCCTGTACGTGGTCCTCGGCGTCGTCGCCCTCGTCGGCCTCTCCGTCGTCGTGATGTACAACCGGTTCGTCCGGCAGCGCGTCCTCATCGACTCCTCCTGGGGTGGCATCGACGTCGAGCTGACCCGGCGGCACGACCTGATCCCGAACCTGGTCAGCACCGTGCAGGGGTACGCCACCCACGAGCGCGAGGTGCTCACCGCGCTGACCGCGGCACGGGAGCAGGCCACCGCCCACCAGAGCGACGCCCCGGCAGCACGCCAGCAGTTCGAGGAGCAGGTCGGCCAGACGCTGGGCACGGTGCTGGCGCGTGCCGAGGCCTACCCCGAGCTGAAGGCGAGCGCCAACTTCCTCGACCTGCAGCACCAGCTGACCGACACCGAGAACCGGATCGCTGCGGCCAGGCGGTTCTACAACCTCAACGTCGGCGCGTACAACACCCGGGTGCGCACGTTCCCCTCGAACGTGGTCGCCGGCATGTTCTCCTTCGGCCTCCGCGACATCTTCGAGGTCAGCGACGTCACCGTGCGCCAGAACCCCGAGGTCTCCCTCTAGGACGGGAGCTCATTTCGGGCCGCACCGCCCCAAATCTGGCTTATCCTGAGCGGGCGATGAAGCTCCGAACCCTCCCGCTCGGTCTGCTGTGCGCTGCTCTGGCGCTCGGCCCTGCTGTCGTGGGCGTGGGCAGCTCGGCGTCGGCCGAGGACGCGGAGATCACCCAGCCGGTGAAGATCATGCTGTCCGGCGACTCGATCACCCAGGGTTTCGACGGCGACTACACCTGGCGCTACCGCCTGGACCGCGAGCTGCGCCGCCAGGGCGTGAAGTTCGACTTCGTCGGCCCGTACAAGTACACCTACGGCGGAGCCAACCACTACCAGGTCAGCTCCGGCTGGGACACGGACCACGCGGCGACGGGTGGGACCCGGCTCCGGACGCAGATCGAAGAGCTGCCCAGCCAGATGTACAACGCCGATCCCGACGTCCTGGTCGCCCTCTACGGAACCACGGACCTGCTGCCCCGCACGGGCGTCATCTCCGTGCAGGACGAGATCAAGGACCTGAGGGACTACATCACCGAGGCGCGACAGGCCAACGGCAACATCCAGGTCGTGCTCGGCGAGGTCACCACGCGTCGGATCCCGAACCGGGTCGAGTTCAACAACGCCGTCAACGCGCTCGCCCAGCAGGAGACCGCGAACCCGTACTACCCCGACTCCCGCGTCGTCGTGGCCGACCTGGACTACCCCGGGTGGGACCCGACCAAGAACACCTACGACACCACGCACCCGAACCCGGTGGGCGAGGCGATCATCGCCCAGCGCGTCGGCTGGGCGCTGAACAAGGTGGGCGTGAAGGACTCGAGCGCCAAGGTCCTCCCCAGGGCTCCCGAGATCAAGTCGGCCGGCCTGATCTACAACCCGCCCTGGGCGCCGAAGATCAGGGTCGCCAAGGGCCGCAAGCTGGTCGTCGACTGGTACCAGACCAAGTGGCTGAACAAGCCTCAGCTGATGCAGATCCAGGTGAAGCGCCTCAAGACCAGGCGCACCGCGACGTCCGGCTGGATGAGCTCCTCGCAGTACATCTCCGCGAGACTGAAGAAGGGCAAGTACCAGATCCGCATCCACGGCCGTCGCCAGGCGATGATCTCGCCGTGGAGCAGGACCTGGACCGTCACGGTCCGATGAGACGTGCTCTCGGGACAGCAGGCGTCCTGGTCGCTCTCGTGGCGACCGGGTTGGCTCCGCTCGCGCCGACGGGTGGCGCCTGCGGCGACCGTCCCGAAGGTGATGGTCGTCGGCGACTCGGTGGCCCACCAGTTCGACGGCGACGTGACCTGGCGCTACCGGCTCGGCGTGGAGTTCAAGCGTCAGAACGCCGCGGTGAACTTCGTCGGCCCGTTCCGGTGGGGGTACGGCGAGAGCCACAACTACCTCGCCAAGAACTGGGACTCCGACCACGACTCCCAGGGCGCGACGCTGATCACCGACTTCATGGACATCTCACCGGTGCCCGGCGCCCCGAACTGGGGCCGGTTCAACATCGTCGACGAGATGCAGTCCCTCCAACCCGACGTCGTGGTCTCGGTGATGGGCAACAACGACGTCAACAACGCCATGGTCCTGCGCACGCTGGCCAACCCGATCTCGATCCGCGACCAGTACCGGGCCCAGGGTCGGTCCGTGCTGGTCGAGCAGCGCGTCGACGCGCTGGTCGACGGGGTGCTCGAGGACTACACCGCATTCCTGGCCTCGGCTCGCTCCCGGAAGGCCGACGTCAGGGTCGTCGTCAGCGAGATCACCAGCCAGCTGATCGAGCCCTGGGTGCGCGACGAGGTCAACGACGCCTTCGCGGCCCGGCTGCCCTCGACGTCCACCTCGCCGCTGGTCGTGGCGCTGAGCGACGACCCGAAGTGGGCGAAGGCGGGCTACACCGTGGACGGCATCCACACCACGCCGACCGGAGACCTGCTGATGGCGCAAAAGATGGCGACCGGGATCCACGCGGTGGCGCCCGCGGTACTCCCGGGCGCGGCCAAGGTGCCCCAGGTGACCGTGCCCTGGAGCCCCGTGCTCACCCCGAAGGTGTCCGTGTCCCGTCGCAAGGTCGTCGTCAACTGGGCGGCCACAGCACGGGCGAACACGGTCCTCGGCGTGCAGGTGAAGTTCACCGACCTGCAGAACAGGAAGTCGTACTACAGCACGCTGGCCCAGAAACCGTCGTGGACCTCGGCCGTCAAGCGTCCCGGACGCTACCGCGTGCAGATCCAGGGCATCCGCGGCACCATGCGCAGCACCTGGAGCAAGGTCTACGAGGTCCGGGTCCGGTAGCGCGGTACCTGAGGGGCGCCTGTGACTTCAGTCGCATCGCCAGTGCCTTGTCGATTCGCCTGAATCGGACCCCGTCGTTCGCCTACATTTTGCTCACCATGAAGGTGAAGCTCCTCGCCGCCGGTGCCCTTGCAGCGGCCCTCCTCGTCACGTGCGTACCGACCGGTGCGCACGCTGCTGACGCAGCCACGCCGACCAAGACCAGGATCATGTTCGCCGGCGACTCGATCACCGAGGGCATCGACGGGGACTACACGTACCGGTACCGGATGGCGATGGAGTTCCGGCGCCAGGGACTGCTGAAGACGGTCGACTTCGTCGGGCCGAGGACCTGGCCGGCGCACGGTCGGTACAAGCACTACCTGGCCGGCGGGTGGGACACCCACCACTACGGGATCGGCGGCACGATGCTGTCGCAGCGCCTGGACGACATCGGCACCGTGGTCAAGACGTACCAGCCCGACATCCTCGTCAGCTTCCTCGGCACCAACGACTTCCTGGACATTCCGCGCACCAACATCGGCAAGACGGCCGACCAGATGGCACCCCTGTACGCCGAGCGCATCAACCGCGTCCTCGACGACTGGATGACGTACTTGAAGGCCGCTCGTGCCAACAGCCCCGGCATCAGGATCGTTCTCGGCGAGCTCGTGACCCCGCGCGTCCCGAGCTGGGTACGCGACCAGTACAACCGTCGCCTGTCCGACCTCGCGAACAACCCGGGATGGTCCGGCGGCAGGATCACCGTGGCCCAGCTCGACGGATCCCTGTGGTCGTCGCCCGCCTACCTCTACGACACCATCCACCCCACGCCGACCGGCGAGTCGTTCCTCGCGCAGCGGTTCGCCGAGGCGATCCGCGAGGAGGTGCCGACGGTCTTCCGTGGAGCGCCGGCCATCTACCGGGGTTTCATCCCGTGGGACCCGAAGCTCAAGCCGACGATCAAGGTCCGGGGCAAGAAGCTCGTCCTCAGCTGGGCCCTCACCGCTGGCGAGAACTCCGTCCGCGCCATGCGGTTCAAGCTGATCAGCCCCAAGGCGGAC
The DNA window shown above is from Marmoricola sp. OAE513 and carries:
- a CDS encoding LemA family protein, whose protein sequence is MVILYVVLGVVALVGLSVVVMYNRFVRQRVLIDSSWGGIDVELTRRHDLIPNLVSTVQGYATHEREVLTALTAAREQATAHQSDAPAARQQFEEQVGQTLGTVLARAEAYPELKASANFLDLQHQLTDTENRIAAARRFYNLNVGAYNTRVRTFPSNVVAGMFSFGLRDIFEVSDVTVRQNPEVSL
- a CDS encoding crotonase/enoyl-CoA hydratase family protein, producing MTDCLVDQDGHKLIVTMNRPERRNALSSEMLRIMEDAWDRVNSDPEIRVCILTGAGGYFCAGMDLSTANEKPPGDSFESGEFDPTILKGLLKGFRLTKPLIAAVEGPAIAGGTEILQGTDIRIAGESAKFGVAEARWSLYPLGGSAVRLPRQIPYTVAAELLLTGRPILAPEAKELGLIGHVVPDGTALEKAHEIADMIAANGPLAVQAILKTMRDSEGKHEDDCWADDAKVGAEVFKSEDAKEGPRAFLEKRPAQFKGA
- a CDS encoding GDSL-type esterase/lipase family protein → MKLRTLPLGLLCAALALGPAVVGVGSSASAEDAEITQPVKIMLSGDSITQGFDGDYTWRYRLDRELRRQGVKFDFVGPYKYTYGGANHYQVSSGWDTDHAATGGTRLRTQIEELPSQMYNADPDVLVALYGTTDLLPRTGVISVQDEIKDLRDYITEARQANGNIQVVLGEVTTRRIPNRVEFNNAVNALAQQETANPYYPDSRVVVADLDYPGWDPTKNTYDTTHPNPVGEAIIAQRVGWALNKVGVKDSSAKVLPRAPEIKSAGLIYNPPWAPKIRVAKGRKLVVDWYQTKWLNKPQLMQIQVKRLKTRRTATSGWMSSSQYISARLKKGKYQIRIHGRRQAMISPWSRTWTVTVR
- a CDS encoding DUF3137 domain-containing protein; translation: MAAVVLIAIVGFGIVGVLGYFSWLAAKKRREALAALAASRGWTYTERDDRYVDEFDGSPFGTGHDRRATNVLSGTYDGRVFLAFDYRYSTTEHYTDSDGHSRTRTETHPYSVIALQIGAQAPNLSVSPEGFFGRMVGRLTNNDIEMESEQFNRAFTVHCEDRKFATDVLHPLMMEYLLTLPDLAWSFRGSSLVTVEAGQHSLETLDATLAAIDGILDRVPGFVRTSLGLPET
- a CDS encoding acyl-CoA synthetase; amino-acid sequence: MALNIADLFEHAVDAAPENPAVKVGDRTVTFADLERESNQLAHYLQSQGVKAGDHVAVYAKNSIEHVIAVLAIVKIRAVNINVNYRYVEGELNYLFDNADVVALIAERTYAPLIAKTFPNHEKLQTVVIVPDVIEPDDQSDISAFGGVLYADAVADQSAERDFEERSADDLHIIYTGGTTGFPKGVMWRHEDFWRTLGGGIDFYTGDKLDEFDQSKQAAQEGRMTTFPLSPLMHGGAQAGLLMHLFAGHLTILEPKFDPQRTWEIIDENGVMLIFMTGDAMARPLIEEFERKAATGEPYSGASLFAVSSSAAIFSPSVKERWLTALPNPVYTDSVGASETGFQGMGMQDKTHISSDGPVVGLGPNSVVLDENNQVLDLATNVGKVGRLGRGGSVPVGYYKDEKKSAETFLVVDGMRISVPGDFARIEEDNKVTLLGRGSNCVNTGGEKVYPEEVEMAIKRHPAVYDVLVVGIPDEKFGQAVAAVIQPRENETVELEELRDFLREFLSGYKLPRTMTLVPEIPRNATGKAQYPKAKELLLAAKTNDTAGATK
- a CDS encoding nitronate monooxygenase family protein, giving the protein MRTELCERLGIEYPIFAFTPSEKVAAAVSRAGGLGVLGAVRFNDASELDETLTWMDENTDGKPYGVDIVMPMKIPTEGKSVDLKELIPGEHVTFVEETLRKLGVPPLPEGEGREGVLGWLHSTARSHVDVALQHRPVLIANALGTPPKDVIDLAHEHGVLVAALAGAGKHAQSHVSNGVDIIVSQGYEAGGHTGEIASMVLTPEIVDSVGPDVPVLAAGGIGCGRQVAASLALGAQGVWTGSLWLTVAEYDLGQSDAIQKALLKAGSADTVRSRVYTGKPARLLKNKWTNAWEEDGAPAPLPMPLQNLLVSDAHNRMSAADDPDVVAMPAGQIIGRTNEVRPVAQVMAELIAEYEETVARLEKIRG
- a CDS encoding GDSL-type esterase/lipase family protein → MKVKLLAAGALAAALLVTCVPTGAHAADAATPTKTRIMFAGDSITEGIDGDYTYRYRMAMEFRRQGLLKTVDFVGPRTWPAHGRYKHYLAGGWDTHHYGIGGTMLSQRLDDIGTVVKTYQPDILVSFLGTNDFLDIPRTNIGKTADQMAPLYAERINRVLDDWMTYLKAARANSPGIRIVLGELVTPRVPSWVRDQYNRRLSDLANNPGWSGGRITVAQLDGSLWSSPAYLYDTIHPTPTGESFLAQRFAEAIREEVPTVFRGAPAIYRGFIPWDPKLKPTIKVRGKKLVLSWALTAGENSVRAMRFKLISPKADATSTKKARRSTTKVSAFRELATTTGWTSGRLKPGVYKIRLQGQRMYMNSTWSRTYKVRIK